The stretch of DNA tctccctctctcttttgtgCAGCACGTAACTAAGACACTCACAGTTGCTATAAATGCTAGACTCCAAATCATCTGAATATGTTTCCTGGTGGTGTTACATCCGTAACATCTCAAAAACTAACATTTGAAATCTTTCATCTCAAAGATAGCATCTCAAAAACTAAAGTCTCAAAGACTTACGTCTAAAAGATTGATATCTGGAAGATTAATATCTTAAAGATTAACGTCTCAAAGACTGATATCTTGAAGATTGATATCTTAAAGATTAACGTCTCAAAGATTGATATCTTGAAGATTAATATCTTAAAGTTTAACGTTTCAAATAAGGCTATCTTGAAGATTAATATCTTAAAGATTAACGTCTTAAAGATTGATATCTTGGTTCACTGATCTGCAAGACAAATTAGTTTAACTTCAGTTGACTCTCATTTACCtgctgttgcaaaaaaaaaaaagaggattacACATAGGATTGGGAAAGGGCAGTTTGTGAAATGTTGAATAAATTCGTGAGGAGTAGAAAGTTTAACGTTTCGGGTTCCTGTCTTTCATCAGAAACGAAACGACAAATCAGCTATTACTGTCGTTATTTAGCCCCCACATCAACGTTGATCAATCAGTCCTATACACATTTCAACTATAACTAACCTATAGTTTTATTTGTTCTAGTATAATACATCGCAGGTTGCATGATCCAGTTTGTCTTATTATAAAGTAAGGGCTGGAGAataattagctgctatttctagtagattggtCAACTGCATAGTGCCTCCTTTTATCCCTGTTTGGTTCGTCAATTCAAAATCATTCCATGTAGAAAGAAATCTTATAAATCTTAGAATATAACCCTTGACATTCTATATCGTTAATAAGCTTCAGAAATACTAGTTTGTTGCAAATACACTCCTTAAATTCTTATCAACACAAGAAAGTTATTTACCGCACTTTATAATTCTTACTGCGGAAAATAAAAGTTGATTCACCGAAGCCACTTCGACTCAAATAAATAAGAGTTTGATAAACCCTACTTTTAGAGTTTACAGAAAAATTCTATACAGTAAGAATGAATTCTCTGAGTTTTGTATTTTCTTGATTTATTACAAACTCAATTTCTAAGGCGCAAATTTGTTAAATGGAacgaattttgatttatttaaccGTCCCAGATCTGGCGGGgagagtaaaaacaaacaatatggtGTTGTTATTCATGGTGTTGTTTGTTAGGCTTCGAATTGCTCCAGATCTTGTCTTCTagtataattccattcacatttgTGATGCGTTATAGGAATTAACTTTGGTTGTTGAttgagaatttattttattgatcacggaaggatgaaagcaaagttgacatctgttgagtttgaaattttaaaaaaaaaacacataaaaagtaGTAACTGTATAacacaagcattttgtccggcgcactaacgatttTGTCAATACAACACTgtcatttcaataataataataataacaataataataataataataataataataataataataataatgataataataatatgggaagttaagcagttgtggtcgatgaaaaaggtagcagtagtaccaataattgtcggagccctggtaACAGTGAGCAAAATGTAAGTGTTTAAGAGAGCGAGGATGAGATTGAGAGAcaaagagggaaggagaaaacaaagacaatatCTATACGTTATATACTAAAGGAGGTGGGTAGATCATGTTGTGAATATATAAAAGCAGAACCACCAAAACGGTCACATGGAATACTTTGTAAAACTGTAgccatctaataataataacgacagcgCAGGTGATGACAGATATCGTAGAAACCGAAGTAAATCTCTtttgatatttagatatatttacttTGTAGTCTCTGAATCAAAATGCTAcaggggtcgactttgctgtCATTTCTCCGGAGTTGATAACAATTCAGAAATCCTAAGGTCAAATGAATTTGGTTCACTTTACTATTACCTTCTGCCACTGTGAAGACACGTggcatgtgaaggcgcatggtatgtgaaggcgcgtggcatGTGAAGGGTGTagcatgtgaaggcgcatggtatgtgaaggcacgtgtcatgtgaaagcacgtggcaTGTGAAGGGTGTAGCATGTGAAGGGTGTAgcatgtgaaggcgcgtggtatgtgaaggcacgtgtcatgtgaaagcacgtggcaAGTGAAGGGTGTAGCATGTGAAGGGTGTAgcatgtgaaggcgcgtggtatgtgaaggcgcgtgacaTGTGAAGACGCGTGACATGTGAAGGGTGTagcatgtgaaggcgcatggtatgtgaaggcacgtgtcatgtgaaagcacgtggcatgtgaggcacgtggcttagtggttagggtgttcggctgACCGTCGTaaggttcgattcccggcggcgcgttgtgtccttgagcaagacactttatttcacattgcttcagtcctcCAAGCTGGCAAAAAATAAGTTTTACCTGTAATACAGAGGGCCgaccttgtcccattctgtgtcatgctggatctccccgagaactacgttaagggtacacgtgtctgtggagtgttcagccgtatggacgttaatttcacgagcaagctgttccgttgttcggatcaactgaACCCCTTGTCGtcctaaccgacggagtgccagtacaTGCTACCAATAAGCATAAAGGTGGTTAATTCCATTGTATAAAATttaaagttatttcccttatcctttcctttttttttattatcaatgaCTTATCGCACGTCTGGTCTTTTGAAGTTTTTCAATGACAAGTTTCCGTTCTGTCTCATATTGGATAGTTAGCACAGTAAATGCTATGCGATAGTTTTGACTACTTATGGATTACTGAGGACAATATACGGGAAATGTATTGTTGTCTGTCTTCTTACAAACAATACAACTATTGTGAAGGGCTGTGTGAGAGCTTTAAATGACGTCATATTCAGGCAAAGACGTTGATAGACTGGTGTGTATTTGTCTCGGTCaaaatccatctctctctctctctctactcctttctagatatatgtgtacatatgcactcacacgcacacacacacacacacacacacacacacacatatatatatatacttttacagacgtacatatatatacatatacatacatttgtatatacacacactcactcacacacactcactcacacacacacacacacacacacacatatatatatatatatacgcatatatacgcatgcaagatgaggacaaatatccgtcaaatgtaaataatgtaaataatgtacaatggGACTAAATCAAATGTTTATGCTATACGAAAGCCGATTTATTGTTGCTCTTCATATTGCTGTAATTACTTTCTACTGGCGTGGCAGTTGTGTCTTTCATGCTACTATCACAGTTTAATGTTAATGAATGGTAATAGTTTCGTCTCTTTTATCTATGATTTTGTTGATGAGGCGACGAGCTACTATTCTGACATAACAtcaaattgttattgttattgttgttgctgctgttggccATTGCTATGACTGTAGTGTTATATACTTTGACTGCAAACGACAGTTTCAACTTCAAAATTATccccccatttttttcttttttaatggccGACCGGAAAAGACGAAAGCGTGGAAGCCATCTTGGAaattttgatttttcaaaattttctcccGTGGAGTAAATAACTAAAGAAAGCGACCACTCCCTAACAGTTCTGGTCCGCTTcacaacaaaataacacaatagaataattaataaattacaactttctgaaaaagaaaacaaatcagagATTTACAGAGCTCCGAAAATACGTTCGGCTACAACaatgaacaacagcaaaaacaacaacaacaacaacaataataataataataatttggtacaaatgtaaagatagaacacctacaaaaatcattcATTGCGAGAGTTCTCTTCTGGGTTCTTGAGGCACGATCAATAagcaagtgtcaccttagtctgcggGTTGTGAACacctgacactttccatcatatccagcaaCATAAGCTGAGagcttttcataataataataataataataataataataataataataataataataataataataataataataacagtaataatgataataataataataaccacaagaCAGTAAAAGACATCATGTATTTATAGAATCGTGTAAAGTTATGGAAACAATACCAATAGAAAATGTGTTTGGCTGCGTGTATTCTGTGGACACACCAGTATGCATGCTTCCCGATTGTGTCGGGTGAAAGGTTGGCTGTGTAAGCAAATATGTAAGAAAGTATTAATGTGCCTGTGTTAGCGAGTAGACATACAGTATAGGCTTGTGGTGGGGGAAATGGTGGTACATGTACGAGGGATGGGATTTAATGAACGGATGTTGGGTGAAGGCTAGTTAACAGTGAGTGCTTTAAGAGAGCGAGGATGAGATTGAAAGacaaagaaggaaggagagaagaaaggCAATATTTATATGTCATATACTAAAGGAGGTGGGTAGATCATGTTGTGAATGTATAAAAGCAGAACCACCAAAACGGTCACGTGGAATACTTTGTAATACTGTAGCCATCTAACAACTTGATTCACGGTGCAGAAAAATACATAGAAGCCAAACAGAAACAGCACATGAATAAAGAGCCAAACATCAAGATTAAGCAGTTGATACCATGGATGGTTTAAATAAGAACCCTTCGGGTGACGACGGCCGAGCTGAAGCACCTCCTCCACACCGTCAGCGGCAACTTGCCTTGGATTCAAGCGGCGGCTGCGGAAAATCTCCGAGTATTTTTGTGCATTCTTCCGGTAGATGGGCTTCGTGGTAACATTTAGGGCAGCAATATACAAAGTATTGTGCTTCTGCTTCCAAATGTTCAATTTTAATCCCATCTTGTAATATTCAATTCTCGAAGCAATTTGAAACTGGTCGCCGACGATAGGAAGGCAAATAAGTGGAACCCCATGATAAAGGCTTTCAAAGTAGTCGTTACTGTTACAGTGTGATATTAGCAGTTTTGTTTTCGGGTGTGCGCAGACATCGTTCAGTGAGAACCATGTCATCATTTTCACATTGCCATCtactttgtttgtgtttgtttttacaaGGATGCGTTGTGGTAGGCTTTGTAAAGAAGACAGTAGGAGAGCTGAGATTCTGTCCGTTATGTTCTCGAAAGCATTTCCAAATGACATAATGATAACGCCATGCGTAGCGCCGTCAAAAAAGTGTTGCAGTGATTTCGACAAAGGCTTTCCAGGCCGAGTTGTTAAACCCCCGACTTGTCGAAAATGTGGCAAAAATGGTTTAGGATAATTAAAAATGATATCAGCGTTATCAAGGAATAATTCCGACTTCCAGTAAAGATCTTCGACATCTGATTCTGTGAGAGTTGGAGCTAATTTGAAATTTTCTATAGGAACAGAAAATATATCTCCCATATGCTGAGCAACGTACCGTACAGTGTTTAACAGCCGTTTCCTAAAATGCATTTCAGTATTAAAGGAGGTATAGACATTTGGATTGAATCTCGGTGCTATCATGGATCCAGTCTCTAACTCATGTAATTCACTTGAAACGGAAATGAAAGGAATCGACAGATTATATGGTATTAAGTAGAAACATTGAGTGGAGAAAAGGCTATCAATGACTGCTAAATCGAAGTTTTTGTAATGCAGGCGTTGCAAAGCAACATCATCCTGTTGTATCATCTCACACATCAGGTCTTTAACTTCTGTCGCTTCCTCGGATAACACATTCCACTCGCCATGAAAGATATCGTTACCAATTTTCTTCTTGAAATCTAAACTCTTTTCATAAGTAGGCCAGCTGAAGTTGATAACATCGAAGTGCGGTCCTGGGCAATCTCGAAAGTTTATCTCCTGGCACATGTACATGGTAACTTCGTGTCCACGTTGCACTAGCTCTTGGCCTAATGCATTCATATACTTACAGTGACTATACTCTAGTGATGGTACAAACAGAATCTTTGCCGCTTGCTGGTTCTCCACCAATAAACACAGGACGATAAAAGCTTGTAGAGCCCACGGTATTACGTGTGTTGTCCGAGCCATGTTCGAGACTGAAAGATAATGAAACAGAGATCAGTGATAGCCAAGAATTTAATCGTAATTTTATTGCAGCTTAATTGGTTTGTTTGTTGGGGAGGTGGGGGgtcatttgtttgcttgtttcttttgttattttgatgttatctttgttgttgttgttgttgatgatgatgatgatgatgatgattttacttttaaaattatttgatgatttggaaaaaaaatttgctCAAACATTCTGGTGGTAAGTTCGAGTTCGACTCTATACTCTGAAAAGAAGCATTGCTAgaactatctccctctctctttctttctctctttctctctctatctctcactctcgttctctctcttattctctctctctctctctctttctctatcactctcccttctctatatatatacatatctttctctccctccctccccctccNNNNNNNNNNNNNNNNNNNNNNNNNNNNNNNNNNNNNNNNNNNNNNNNNNNNNNNNNNNNNNNNNNNNNNNNNNNNNNNNNNNNNNNNNNNNNNNNNNNNNNNNNNNNNNNNNNNNNNNNNNNNNNNNNNNNNNNNNNNNNNNNNNNNNNNNNNNNNNNNNNNNNNNNNNNNNNNNNNNNNNNNNNNNNNNNNNNNNNNNNNNNNNNNNNNNNNNNNNNNNNNNNNNNNNNNNNNNNNNNNNNNNNNNNNNNNNNNNNNNNNNNNNNNNNNNNNNNNNNNNNNNNNNNNNNNNNNNNNNNNNNNNNNNNNNNNNNNNNNNNNNNNNNNNNNNNNNNNNNNNNNNNNNNNNNNNNNNNNNNNNNNNNNNNNNNNNNNNNNNNNNNNNNNNNNNNNNNNNNNNNNNNNNNNNNNNNNNNNNNNNNNNNNNNNNNNNNNNNNNNNNNNNNNNNNNNNNNNNNNNNNNNNNNNNNNNNNNNNNNNNNNNNNaatatattcattgaagaaatatcccttcaaaatacaatatattaaaccagtgtatcttggatagtaatatatatatatatatatatatatatatatatatatatatatacacagacatatatatacatatatatatatatacattatatatatatatttatatgtatgtatgtatgtatgtatagagagttGGCTATAAGCCATACTTTCGtgactttttctttctccatggGACCTTTATTCCAAGATTGCACCCACAGTTTTGATggtggtttctaatttaagcataaGGTCACCAGTATTAACGGGAGGGATTTTGTCGATATCACCTACCTGAGTACTTCCTTTGTCGACCCTGAATGGAAGGAAGTCAAAAGTgacttcggtaggatttgaaatctGAAAGTGAGGAACCGGAAGTAATAGCGCCTAACATTTcgtccgatgcgctaacgattcggccagcttgccacGGTTCTAATTACCTTTTCTACGATGAGCACAAACCCTAGAATACTGGGAGAAgggacaagttgattatatcgaccccagtgcttgactggtacttatttcatcagatggaaggatgaaaggcaaagtcgacttcggtggaatttgaactcagaacgtaaagacggacgaaatgtcgctaagcattttatccgatgcaCTAACGATTTTGTCACCTCGC from Octopus bimaculoides isolate UCB-OBI-ISO-001 chromosome 14, ASM119413v2, whole genome shotgun sequence encodes:
- the LOC106870503 gene encoding 2-hydroxyacylsphingosine 1-beta-galactosyltransferase, whose product is MARTTHVIPWALQAFIVLCLLVENQQAAKILFVPSLEYSHCKYMNALGQELVQRGHEVTMYMCQEINFRDCPGPHFDVINFSWPTYEKSLDFKKKIGNDIFHGEWNVLSEEATEVKDLMCEMIQQDDVALQRLHYKNFDLAVIDSLFSTQCFYLIPYNLSIPFISVSSELHELETGSMIAPRFNPNVYTSFNTEMHFRKRLLNTVRYVAQHMGDIFSVPIENFKLAPTLTESDVEDLYWKSELFLDNADIIFNYPKPFLPHFRQVGGLTTRPGKPLSKSLQHFFDGATHGVIIMSFGNAFENITDRISALLLSSLQSLPQRILVKTNTNKVDGNVKMMTWFSLNDVCAHPKTKLLISHCNSNDYFESLYHGVPLICLPIVGDQFQIASRIEYYKMGLKLNIWKQKHNTLYIAALNVTTKPIYRKNAQKYSEIFRSRRLNPRQVAADGVEEVLQLGRRHPKGSYLNHPWYQLLNLDVWLFIHVLFLFGFYVFFCTVNQVVRWLQYYKVFHVTVLVVLLLYIHNMIYPPPLVYDI